The window GATAGTTACCCATTATCGAAATGGAGATAGCATTCCAATTGTTACTGTTGATGAGGACTGGATCGTTCAGTCTGATGGAGCTTGGTGTAGTTACAATAATTCTTCGATGTTTGATAAAGTATATGGACATTTGTATAATTGGTTTACTGTGAAGGATGATAGGGGATTAGCTCCGGAGGGATGGCATGTTGCAACACTGAATGAATGGCAGGTATTAATTGAATTTCTTGGAGGTGATGGCGTGGCTGGAGGGAAATTGAAGGAAGTTGGAAATACTCATTGGAATATCCCCAATACAGGAGCAACAAATGAAAGCGGATTCACAGCGTTACCCGGTGGATATCGAAGTACTTATTATGATGGTGAATTTTTTCATTTGGGATATAATGCACATTTCTGGATGTTACAAGAATCAAGCGACATGTATGCGGAATATATTCATCTTCATTATGATTTTCCTAATGTTTTTATAAGTAATGAAGACAAAAGGGATGGTTTTTCCGTTCGTTGTATAAAGAACCAAGAAAATTAAGTTTATTGACAAGCTGTTTAACTAACTAATTTACATCAAAAGATTCAACAGGAAGTTCTATGCGTAGACTTATTTTTTTGTTGTCGCTTATTATTATCTTCATATTCAATCCATTGTTCGGGAAGAAACAAATCCTAGATGTTGAACCCTATCCATACAAATGGCAATTCCAGCAGGATACAAAACCGATTAAAACTGAAATAATTGGAAATCCCTTTGATTATGCTGGAAAACGGATTGGAATTGACGTTCGCAATTTCGAGCTTCCAAAAGCATATGAAAATTCATATCGACTTGCATGCAGATTTCCACTCATTGATTATATCTCGAATCAACCGCTGTATATGAAACAATGGGCTGAAGAAGTAAGTGACACCTTTTTGATTATTCAAAAGCAGAGGCGAATTGAAGTAACCGGATATGCTTTGGAGTTGTTAAGAGATACTGAAACATTTCCTTCCATGAAAATCTCGCATGATGTTGATTTATTCAAAGATTTTAAAGATATGTTGTTCTTTCGCTCCTTTACTTCGGAATATCGTATGGCAGTCTTAAATCTTGTTGAAAACTTTCTTATTGCAAAATCAATGATAACAAAAGCAAAGGAAGATCTGACTAACGAAGATCTGAAGTTTTTTAATGATAATCCCGGTTATTTTCTCATTCCTGATGGAGAACATATGCCTTCCTTAACCGGAGATAATTCAACTCAATTAGACTTCATTAAGCATGCAAGGAATGTTAAGTTCCAGTACATATTCTTTGCCGCAAAGATCATGTCAGAAGCAATTTATAGATATTGGGATACTGTTAAAAACATGGAGGTATCAGACATATATTCAAAACCCGCAGCCTATGAAGAACCATTCATCTATGTGACAAATTCCCTAAGGATCGTAATCAGGGGTATCGGAAATGATGTCTATACAAAAGATGCAGATCTGCTCATTGACGTGGGTGGTAATGATGTTTATCAAAATAATGCAGGGGGATGCAGGTCGAGTTTTGAAGAAATCGCAGTGTGTATCGACCATACAGGAAATGATTTATACCAAGCTGGAGAAGATCTCTATGTGCAGGGATTTGGATTTCTCGGATGTGGTTTTCTCGTAGATTTCCAGGGGAATGATATATATGAAGCAAAACATTTTTCACAAGGAGTTGGAGTCTGTGGTATTGGTGTTTTGTGGGATGTGGAAGGTTTTGACAGTTATGATGCTCACGGAATTTGTCAGGGTGCTGGAATAGTCGGGCTTGGCATGCTATTGGATGACGCAGGAGAAGACCTTTATGATTGTTCCACAATCGGACAAGGGAGTGCAACAACCCTAGGTTTGGGCATTCTCTCTGATCTTGAAGGAGATGATCGTTACTATCTCGCAATTGACGAGTCGAAGGATAAACTCGGCTATCTTCCCGGCTATGGTCAGGGTGGAGCACTTTCATTTAGAAATTACCCATGGAAAAAAAAACTTACTGCATATGGTGGTGCTGGATTACTATTAGATGCATCAGGTAATGATCGATATTGGACAAAGGGCTGGAGTGATCAGGGTGGGAGTTACATCATGTCTTTAGGCGCACTTGTTGATATTCAAGGAAATGATCACTATACGGCTAATACTGGCCAGGGGAGTGGCATTCATATAACTAACGCGATCCTTATCGATAAAGACGGTCATGATATCTACGAAGGAGGATTCCGAACTGGAGGATCGGGAGGAGACAGATCCCCGGGATTTTTGCTGGACTATGCAGGAAACGATGTATATAGATCTCACACTTCTTCTTATGGTACAGGAGTAAAACCTTCAAGTTACTCACTTTTTATTGATTATCTCGGTGATGATACGTATATCTGCGATAATCCAAAGGACAAAATAACATTCAACAATTGGCAGAGTTTTGGTGGTGTATGGCCAGAATCGGATCCCAATAATTGGCCTTATGCATTATGCTTTGATCTTGAAGGTATTGATGACTATCAGGTTCTCTACCACGAAAACAATTGTGAAAGATCGAGTTTTGGACATGGAATTTTTATCGATATGGAATGGAGTGGGGGAGATGTTATCGGTCATGTAGATAACACTTTGAAAGAGCAGCTTTTACCGCAAATTCCTGATGATGTCATTCAATCGGAATACAATGAAAATATTCGAGGATTATTATCTCCCAGTACATTTATGCGATTTCAAACGATAGGTAAACTTATTAGTGACTCTATCAAGGTCATACCGTTACTTGCTGAGATCTTAAACATATCAGAAAATAGAAGTTTAAACAGAGATATACTCGAAATTATTCATTATAAGTTAGTTGAAAATGAAATTAATGAAGCTATAGAACAATCTTTGATAAATTGCTTGAGTTCTCCAGATGATGAGGTGCGATATATTATTGCTGATGATATTGGAATGTGGAATATTGCATGCGGTGAAGAAGCTCTGATTCAGTGTGCACAAACTGATACTTCTGCAGATGTTAGGTTTGCTGCTGTACAATCCCTAATGCGTTTTAAATCAAAAAAAGCTCTTCCTTTCGTACGCAGATTGAGTGAGAAAGATCATTCAGCTGATGTCAGGAGAATAGCTGTTAAATATCTTGGCATCATAGATGATGGCATCGATCCTTTTCCGTTACTGAAATATGCCCTTGAACACGATTCTTCTCCAGCTGTCCGGGTGGAAGCTGCAAGATCACTGGGAAAACGAAATGATGAACGAGCTGTTCCACTCCTCGAAAAAGCAGCTCAGTCCTTTGATGCCTATCTACAACGTGCAGCGGGGAAAAGCCTTGCTGATATGGGGTATATTGAAGGAATAGAGATACTCATTGAATCTCTTTCATTTCCCTCAATCGATGCATTTGAAAACTACAATTATAATATTCCTAATTTTATTGCAATGTACACGGGAAATGATTTTTCTGAACAAGTCCGTTATGATCTGCATACATGGAAGGATTGGTTCGACAAGAATAAGGATTCTATCAATATTGAAGTGAATATTGACATTATGGAAAAGTATAATCTGCTGATTGACTCACTATCCTCATTTGAACAGGTGAGTAAAATTCAGCCACTTGATAATTTCGTGAATAAATATCCTCATTTAATGAAAGCAAAAAAGGATCTGGCTTCGATTCTCAATAATGTAGCATGGGATTTGGTTACTGCTCCTACAGGTACAAGGAGGTATGATCTTGAGAAAGGACTCGAGTATGCGCTGCGTTGCGTCGAGTTAGATCCTCAGCTGAATTATATTGATACTCTAGCTGAAGCATATTTACAAAGCGGATTATATCAACAAGCTCTTGACATATGTAATGACGTTCTTAAAGACCACCCTGAGAATTCAATGTTTATTGACCGAAAATCAGTCTGTGAATCATTTCTCAATAAATAATCATTAACATATTGACGGAAATATTTCATTTTCATAGAGTTGAAATCAACTTCATGAACTAAAGGATGCGCATGGAAAAATTTGATATTATTGATTATAAAAAAGTAAATGAAGTACTACATCAATTAAATGAATTGGTTGAGAAACAAAGCAAGCATATAAGGGAACTCATACATATTGGAGAATCTCTTTCCGCAAAAAATAGTCTCATTAACATCTTCTCTATAATTCTTAAAGAGGCAATGGATTATGCTAACACAGATGGAGGAACGATTTATGTAATTTCTAATGATAAACAATATCTAGATTTTAAGTTACTCTATAATAAATCTCTTCAACAGCGAATGGGAGATATTAATTCTCCAGTAACCTGGCCAAGTGTTCCCTTATATAATTGTGATGGTTCCCCAAATATGAATCATATGGTTTCGTATGTATTCCATACAAAGGAGAGTAAAGAATTTGATGATGTGTACAAACAAGACATTTTTGATAATACTGGTACAAAGAAATATGATATGCGAAATAATTATCACTCAAAATCTATGGCAGCAATACCATTGACAAATCATGAAGACGAGGTATTAGGAGTGATTCAGCTTATTAATGCACAAGATGATGAAGGAAAGATTATCTCTTTCAACGATAATCATTTATTAATGCTCAATTCCCTTGCATCACAGGCAGCTATCTCTCTTTCAAATAGCAGGTTAATAGAACATCTTGAAGAATTACTTCTGCAATTTATCAAATCAATTGCTTCTGCAATCGATAAGAAGTCAAAATATACTGCAGGACATGTCAAACGGGTGGCAACCCTTACAGAAGATATTGCACATGTGATAAACAATCAGGACAGAGGTCCGTTTCAGGATGTTTTTTTTAGTGCCGATCAGCTTAAGGAAATTTCAATGGCAGGTTGGATGCATGATGTCGGAAAAATAGTTACGCCTGAATGTATTATGGATAAATCCACAAAACTCGAGAAGATTGTTGATAGAATTGAAATCGTGAATATTCGCTGTGAACTAATAAAACAGGTCGTTTTTAAAGATTTAAATAAAATGCGCGCTCAAGGAGTTCTTACTGGTAAAAAAGAACGCGAATTAAATATGATCATTAGTCAAATTGAAAAGGATTTCCAGCTAATAGATGAATTGAATTATGGTGCGGAAATTTTCTCTGATGAATACACAAAGGAGATCGAGAGAATCGAA of the Candidatus Cloacimonadota bacterium genome contains:
- a CDS encoding HEAT repeat domain-containing protein, whose amino-acid sequence is MRRLIFLLSLIIIFIFNPLFGKKQILDVEPYPYKWQFQQDTKPIKTEIIGNPFDYAGKRIGIDVRNFELPKAYENSYRLACRFPLIDYISNQPLYMKQWAEEVSDTFLIIQKQRRIEVTGYALELLRDTETFPSMKISHDVDLFKDFKDMLFFRSFTSEYRMAVLNLVENFLIAKSMITKAKEDLTNEDLKFFNDNPGYFLIPDGEHMPSLTGDNSTQLDFIKHARNVKFQYIFFAAKIMSEAIYRYWDTVKNMEVSDIYSKPAAYEEPFIYVTNSLRIVIRGIGNDVYTKDADLLIDVGGNDVYQNNAGGCRSSFEEIAVCIDHTGNDLYQAGEDLYVQGFGFLGCGFLVDFQGNDIYEAKHFSQGVGVCGIGVLWDVEGFDSYDAHGICQGAGIVGLGMLLDDAGEDLYDCSTIGQGSATTLGLGILSDLEGDDRYYLAIDESKDKLGYLPGYGQGGALSFRNYPWKKKLTAYGGAGLLLDASGNDRYWTKGWSDQGGSYIMSLGALVDIQGNDHYTANTGQGSGIHITNAILIDKDGHDIYEGGFRTGGSGGDRSPGFLLDYAGNDVYRSHTSSYGTGVKPSSYSLFIDYLGDDTYICDNPKDKITFNNWQSFGGVWPESDPNNWPYALCFDLEGIDDYQVLYHENNCERSSFGHGIFIDMEWSGGDVIGHVDNTLKEQLLPQIPDDVIQSEYNENIRGLLSPSTFMRFQTIGKLISDSIKVIPLLAEILNISENRSLNRDILEIIHYKLVENEINEAIEQSLINCLSSPDDEVRYIIADDIGMWNIACGEEALIQCAQTDTSADVRFAAVQSLMRFKSKKALPFVRRLSEKDHSADVRRIAVKYLGIIDDGIDPFPLLKYALEHDSSPAVRVEAARSLGKRNDERAVPLLEKAAQSFDAYLQRAAGKSLADMGYIEGIEILIESLSFPSIDAFENYNYNIPNFIAMYTGNDFSEQVRYDLHTWKDWFDKNKDSINIEVNIDIMEKYNLLIDSLSSFEQVSKIQPLDNFVNKYPHLMKAKKDLASILNNVAWDLVTAPTGTRRYDLEKGLEYALRCVELDPQLNYIDTLAEAYLQSGLYQQALDICNDVLKDHPENSMFIDRKSVCESFLNK
- a CDS encoding HD domain-containing protein is translated as MEKFDIIDYKKVNEVLHQLNELVEKQSKHIRELIHIGESLSAKNSLINIFSIILKEAMDYANTDGGTIYVISNDKQYLDFKLLYNKSLQQRMGDINSPVTWPSVPLYNCDGSPNMNHMVSYVFHTKESKEFDDVYKQDIFDNTGTKKYDMRNNYHSKSMAAIPLTNHEDEVLGVIQLINAQDDEGKIISFNDNHLLMLNSLASQAAISLSNSRLIEHLEELLLQFIKSIASAIDKKSKYTAGHVKRVATLTEDIAHVINNQDRGPFQDVFFSADQLKEISMAGWMHDVGKIVTPECIMDKSTKLEKIVDRIEIVNIRCELIKQVVFKDLNKMRAQGVLTGKKERELNMIISQIEKDFQLIDELNYGAEIFSDEYTKEIERIESFSYTSDGIEYKLLSEDEVKNLKISRGTLTEEEFAVMKDHAQVTWEMLSPLPLPKKYENVPLFAASHHERLDGGGYPNRLPENKIPLQARIIAVADVYEALLSERPYKKGKKLSEALTIMAHMVLENKLDWTVLEILLDSELYLTFAQKIAKPDQIDEVSLKDIKKIYHKLD